CGATACAACAAGTAAactcttattttaattcaaataaatttcattaatttttataatttctataatattttttttttaaggttttgtcAACATTCACATgaatatcaatattttcattaaatatttattttgtaaagagTGGTACAGGTGACATTTGGCCATAAAGACAAACATATATtacaagaaaaatcaaaaactaaattaatgaaagaaaaaaaaaaaaaaaacaaaacaaaacaaagaagagaaaaataatcctatttcttttttatttaattcgaAAAGGaatttcttctcaattaaattttataattgatatGATAAGTTAAATGTGTAATCATGGCAAAATTTTGGCaaccattattaaaaaaattaattatagtttaattaaGCGATTCATTTactaatttaaacaaaacatttatatcTCATCTAATTCAGTAACTGATTTccatttttacaaataaattagGAATTTAAAacctattttaaataaattactatatcttattctaataattaaaacacgttagactaattttttttatttcttaataaacTATTTAACGGACAATGTGAATATAATCTCCCTCGAGTTAAAAAggatataaattattaatgaattttagtatttcactaatatattttttttaagatttaagtttatattttaagaagtTGCAGAGTTGTCTCACGTGCATGTTATTATTTGTAAACAAGACTTGAAAAATGCAGTAAGGAGAACATTTGTGCTTTGTTTTAGtcaaaagttaaatttatgtgcaagtttagaatcattcaagatTAATATGATCAATTTTACTTGTAAAGTGATtctgtaacggtccaagccgcagatattgtttctttgggtttttacttgtggagtgattgtgtaacggcccaagcccactactaacagatattgtcctctttgggatttctcTTTCGGAGTTCCcgaaggtttttaaaacacgtctgctagtgAGATATTTCCACATATTTATTGGAGTGCTtccgttttcctccccaaccgatgtgagatcttatagattcaaatcaaatttcttagagttgcaataatttaaaacgaaatcaaattgatttagaaattttagcaTTTGTGAACTAAAGATGAGTTGAATTTATTTGTATGAAAGGTGGAGTTTCCTTGTGagcgtgtatatatataatatattggTAGTTGGtttaaaataaggaaaaaaagaactcaACTAAACAATATCTAATAATGACCCATTTCAATAATAGGCCAtcaatttgtaattgtttattaataaaatagatcACAGTTATTCctcaactttttattttaattttcaaactcttcTTTTTacagaaaatttcaaagtttgtCGCATTTACgacataataattataataataaatatgtataatataCTAAGTTTGAATTTTGCAGCAATTAAAtcctttgaatttttaaattattattctttgaGTTTGTAATAAAAgatacacttttttttttaaaaaaataaaataaaatagacatATTTAAGctcattaataaaaatacacataaataaactttaaaaaatttcaatattcttaaactttaaaaaaaaaaaaaaaatctaaaaaaatacactTACGGTTATCGATAGAAATAgttattactttattttaaaaatactctcgaacttttaataatgtttaaaatgtAGCAACttgatattttttacttaatttaaagttatacatatcatgaacattgaatgcaaaaatacttcatttaaactttcataaaacgtcatcttcatcttaaaatatagtcatggacttacgtgtttcgaaaacacctttaaaaatgacataacaaaagactaaataagaTAAGTAAatgtttaagtttaaaacatcatattctagccGAAGTCTacgaaaataaatacgactgCCTTATGCATGTgacatggtctcgagttgcgatgtcgttgTCGGCTGTATAGGAATGTCTTGTCTTAACATGAAATAGAGGTAACACGTGGCctaagtatttaaaaaaatacttagtaagtgactcCATTATTAGAGATTAAATACAAGAatatgcgaatgcaatgattGGACCTATTATATCGGTCCTTTTCCTACGACACTATCCTAACGGACAGCTTGGATGTGTATCATATACTCTATACATAGCCTGtgcgtgcgagtatgggctcaccagatAGTTCGCACAACATTGGGTCTCTTTTCTTGTCGGACGAGCCTTATTTGGTAACTCCTTATGTCACTTCACTTGCATAGTGTTGTATGCATCCATACCCTCGttatggaataggggtatccccaatgcatgagcacataATGTATGAAGtctcaatattttttcattttctacattattaaatataatattagtaTCGCTTCTTTACTGGTTTGTAtatacaatatttttattttctattttgtttttgtttttttctttcaaaaaccATCATTTTAGGGTTGAGAAGAGATAAGTAGGGAAatgatgagaggttagtggataGAGAGGTGGGTTAggattgttttatttatttattaattttttttttaaaagtaatttttttatatataattttatttatttatttatgtatttatttgggtttttacattaaaaaaaaaaaaactactctttaaatttttaaaaaatttcaaaaaaacccttaaattttaatttaaaaaattggactattattttcatactttttaatgttaattttttaaagtttatgaatatttttaaaatgtaatactgtaaaactattttaagttggaaggtattttttaaaattaaaaaaaaaaattgaaaaatattaatgaaagattagaaaatttaattgtattttgaaacttctttttttaaatctaaattaatgataaaaaatatattttttgaaatgtaatggtattattaaaattcctcaaaatttaataatacttttaagaaaaaggtaaaagtaaaagatattttattaatgtcttttttttcttcttcgagTTCGTTAAACAgggaagaaaatatgaaaaaataaaaaatgatataaaatattaaagtaataaataaatgtaggCGCTGCGGCCAAGGTTGAAAGCCTACTCGTCACTCGAGGGAGCTGCGGCGAAGGCCTGCTCGACGAAGCTGCCGTGAAGGCCTGTGAATGGATGAGAGAGAGACACGAACAGATGAGAGAGAGACACGAACAGATGAGAGAGAAACTCGTGTTTCCCCACATGCTCCATTTTTCAGTCATTCCATCATCACAACTTCAAAAACCGCCGGCGGCGTTGTGTGAttctaattcttcttcaaaattattaacaaaTCCTTAGTTGACCATACGTATTTCTTCTATCTTCTTCAACCTCCAATTAAATCTCTCTGCTTTTTACTCGCTGATTGCTCAACCCTTAACAATGTCTCTCCTTCTCGCCCTCTCTgctcttttccttctcttcttcacATCTCCGGCTGCTTCCCAGTCGCCGCCGAATCCCCGCAATTTCTCCGCCTTCTCAATCTCTCAATCCCCATGGCGTCCAACCCAAAATCTCCTTCTTCTTTCCCCCAATTCCCTTTTCGCCGCCGGCTTCCGGCAACTCCCAAAAAACTCcaatctcttcctcttctctgtTTGGTACTTCAACATCTCGACAGACGCTGTCGTTTGGTCTGCCAATCGTCTTTCTCCTGTCAACCGTTCGGCGTCTCTCACCATCTCCGCTTCAGGCCAGCTCCGTCTTGATGACGGCTCCGGCCGCAATCTCTGGCCTTCAAACGCTGTTTCAGTGAATTCAAATTCGACCCAATTAATCCTTCGCAATGATGGTGATTTGATTTATGCTACATGGGAAAGCTTCCAATTCCCTACCAACACCATTTTGCCCAATCAGACATTGAACGGAACCACCATAGTCTCCAACAACGGCAAATATGCGTTTGAGAAATCCGTGAATTTGACGTTTGATAAATTGATGTACTGGAATTCCGGCAACCCCTTTAAGGATTTTGAAAAGAATGGCAAAATCAACAGAGACAATCAAAACGCGATTTACCCAAATGATTATAACACGACCCGGCTGAGGAAATTGGTTGTCGACGATGACGGGAACCTCAAGATTTTCAGCTTCAACCCGATTCCCCGGCGGTGGGATGTGGTTTGGCAAGCGCACGTAGAGTTGTGTCAGATCTATGGTACTTGTGGCTCAAATTCTATCTGTATGAGTAGTGGCAGTTACAATTCCACCTACTGCGTCTGCGCTCCCGGATTCAGCCCTGATCCTCGTGGCGGAGCACGGCGAGGATGCCGTCGGAAACTCAACATATCGAAGAAAGTTAAGTTTCTTCCGCTcgattttgtaaatttcagaGGTGGGGTTCAACAAATCTCCCTGCAAACCCCAAATATTTCAGTCTGTGAAGCGAATTGCTTGAAGAATTCGAGCTGCGTGGGGTATACATTCACCTACGACGGCAGCTCCCAGTGTGGACTTCAGCTAGACAATTTGTCGAACGGGTTGTGGTCGCCAGGAATGAAGATAGCTGCCTTTGTAAAGGTCGACAATTCGGAAACAGATCGGTCAAATTTCACTGGAATGATGTACAAACTCCAATCGACATGCCCAATCCGCATCAGCCTCCGGCCGCCGCCGGACAACACAGACAACACCACCAGAAACATATGGATAATCGTCACCATATTCATCGCGGAACTAATTTCCGGAGCGGTTTTCTTCTGTGCATTCTTGAAGAGATTTATAAAATACAGAGACATGGCTCGCACGCTTGGTCTAGAATCACTCCCCGCCGGTGGGCCGAAACGGTTCACTTACGACGAGCTGAAAACAGCCACCAACGACTTCTCGAACAGCGTCGGAAAAGGGGGATTTGGCGAAGTCTTCAAAGGGGAGTTGCCGGACAAACGTGTCATCGCCGTTAAGTGCTTGAAGAACATCACTGGCGGCGATGGCGACTTTTGGTCAGAAGTCACCATCATCGCCAGAATGCACCATCTCAATTTGCTTCGATTGTGGGGATTCTGCGCCGAGAAGGGTCAAAGAATGTTAGTCTATGAGTACATCCCCAATGGATCCCTCGACAAATTCCTCTTCACCAAGCCTCCACCGTCCGATTCGACCGATACAGAGCAAGAAACGGTATCTCTCGATTGGGGTATCCGATACCGAATCGCCATTGGAGTCGCCAGAGCAATCGCATACCTACACGAGGAATGTCTCGAATGGGTGCTACACCGAGACATAAAACCCGAAAACATCCTTCTAGACAACGATTTCTGCCCGAAATTATCCGATTTCGGGCTGTCTAAACTGAGGAAAAACGACGAGACGGCGGTGAGTATGTCTCGAATCAGAGGGACGCCCGGTTACGTGGCGCCAGAGCTCGTGAAATTGGGTTCGCATTCGATCACGCCAAAGGCGGATGTGTACAGTTTCGGAATGGTGCTACTCGAGATTATCAGTGGGACCAGAAATTTCGATACGAAAGGATTAGCGGTGGAGAGCGCATTTTGGTACTTCCCGAGTTGGGCGTTCGAGAAAGCGTTCGTGGAAGAGAAAATCGAGGAAGTTTTGGACAGTCGGATTAGGAATCAGTACGACAGTGGAGCCCATTTCGGCATTGTTAATCGTATGGTGCAGACAGCGATGTGGTGCCTTCATAACCAGCCCGAGATGAGGCCGCCGATGGGGAAGGTCGTCAAGATGTTGGAAGGGAAGTTGGAGATTCCACTTCCAGAAAAGCCCTCAATTTACTTTCTTTCAGAAGGGCTGGAAGGTCATAAACAGCCTATGGGCGATGTGGTCCAGTCGGTCAATTCAATAGATCGCACCGAACTTGAATATAGTTCAACTAGTCAAAGCTTCTGATAAATCTTAGTAAACGTGAATGTTGTATCAATTTGTgattataaaatgtttaataaatatagatttatgattaaaattttgtccTAAGATTAGAGGGGTCGttgtcttttttgtttgacttcttgcattaaaaataaatataagttaGCTCGATCAACACCTCTTTCTTTTGGATGTTAAATGTGTGCCAATCAACCGATAAATTAGCTTCTACACGTACTTGTTGTGTGCAAGATGATCCCCATACCATTTGaaccatgtttttttttactgcttAAACTTGTCTAAGATAAAAGAAGAATTTACCTCTTTaaatctttttcaattttaaataaaactgttattattttatttctttcacgaacacaaataataaattttgaaaaatttgcaaatctctttcaaataaatatgaattaagTTCTTTCATACAAATAGTTCAATTGttaccaaataaaattatgagtaGAAAAACATTACCTTCTCGGCCGGTAACATTTATTGGGACCACACAAGAGGATAGGTCTCCTTTGACTATATTATTGATGGTCACATCAAATGCAATAatcacattaatatttttttttaattatgtttattaatgtaaaattaaatagagcggtttttttatattttttttaattaattagaatgtTGTAGTTAAATAATATGTCATCAGAATTAAactgtattttatttatttatttattcaaatttttatacctgaaaaaaatttaatacctcgattaaaaaaaaattaaatgaattttaaaagaagtaaaatgttaaaatttaaatttttatagaaaacAGGTAATAGTGATAAAAGAATCCcgattttcaaaataaaatctatttaattagataatgttatttattttattttaaaatattatttttgtaagagACTAAACTAAAATTCACACCGAGTTAAAATTAACTAAACACGCCGGAACAAACTCGATTCTCTTCTTATTCTCCCAAATATGATtcgataaaaaataatggacgatagaaaaaagtaatttagatatcatatattaattatatcaatttctAGTTATCGTTATCACAAATATagcaggaaaaaaaaatcatgaaaatcAATTTGGATAACAGGGTTGTAGAGAGCCTAAGT
This genomic window from Cucurbita pepo subsp. pepo cultivar mu-cu-16 chromosome LG01, ASM280686v2, whole genome shotgun sequence contains:
- the LOC111793287 gene encoding G-type lectin S-receptor-like serine/threonine-protein kinase At1g34300, producing the protein MSLLLALSALFLLFFTSPAASQSPPNPRNFSAFSISQSPWRPTQNLLLLSPNSLFAAGFRQLPKNSNLFLFSVWYFNISTDAVVWSANRLSPVNRSASLTISASGQLRLDDGSGRNLWPSNAVSVNSNSTQLILRNDGDLIYATWESFQFPTNTILPNQTLNGTTIVSNNGKYAFEKSVNLTFDKLMYWNSGNPFKDFEKNGKINRDNQNAIYPNDYNTTRLRKLVVDDDGNLKIFSFNPIPRRWDVVWQAHVELCQIYGTCGSNSICMSSGSYNSTYCVCAPGFSPDPRGGARRGCRRKLNISKKVKFLPLDFVNFRGGVQQISLQTPNISVCEANCLKNSSCVGYTFTYDGSSQCGLQLDNLSNGLWSPGMKIAAFVKVDNSETDRSNFTGMMYKLQSTCPIRISLRPPPDNTDNTTRNIWIIVTIFIAELISGAVFFCAFLKRFIKYRDMARTLGLESLPAGGPKRFTYDELKTATNDFSNSVGKGGFGEVFKGELPDKRVIAVKCLKNITGGDGDFWSEVTIIARMHHLNLLRLWGFCAEKGQRMLVYEYIPNGSLDKFLFTKPPPSDSTDTEQETVSLDWGIRYRIAIGVARAIAYLHEECLEWVLHRDIKPENILLDNDFCPKLSDFGLSKLRKNDETAVSMSRIRGTPGYVAPELVKLGSHSITPKADVYSFGMVLLEIISGTRNFDTKGLAVESAFWYFPSWAFEKAFVEEKIEEVLDSRIRNQYDSGAHFGIVNRMVQTAMWCLHNQPEMRPPMGKVVKMLEGKLEIPLPEKPSIYFLSEGLEGHKQPMGDVVQSVNSIDRTELEYSSTSQSF